In one Silene latifolia isolate original U9 population chromosome 10, ASM4854445v1, whole genome shotgun sequence genomic region, the following are encoded:
- the LOC141608723 gene encoding putative mitochondrial protein AtMg00310 — translation MSIFKIPVNFCDELRALISRFWWGIEENKRGINWVAWRKLCQSKSLGGMGFRDFRLFNIALLGKQVWRLLTEPESLWARLIRAKYYPTGFIMSASLGHNSSYTWRGFLEARDLLCGGWRRRIEDGLSTRVWGDAWLPETQTGRILSLQVPGYENMLVAELMEEHGSGWNDTLLSVAEKDGEYSVRSAYRRLTGDRDALELGGVSNWEKERWLWNRLWKVPVWPRVKLFFWQLCSEALAT, via the exons atgagtatttttaaAATTCCCGTTAATTTTTGCGACGAGCTTAGAGCTTTGATATCTCGTTTTTGGTGGGGCATTGAGGAAAATAAGAGGGGCATAAATTGGGTTGCTTGGAGAAAACTGTGCCAGTCGAAGAGTCTAGGAGGTATGGGATTTCGCGACTTTCGACTTTTCAATATTGCTCTTTTGGGTAAGCAGGTGTGGCGCTTGTTAACTGAGCCTGAAAGCCTATGGGCGAGGTTAATAAGAGCTAAGTACTATCCCACGGGTTTCATAATGTCTGCGAGTTTAGGCCATAATTCGAGTTATACATGGCGTGGTTTTTTGGAGGCACGGGATTTGTTGTGTGGTGGATGGCGACGTCGAATTGAAGATGGGCTTTCGACTAGAGTATGGGGGGATGCGTGGCTGCCAGAGACCCAAACGGGGCGTATATTATCACTACAGGTGCCTGGTTACGAGAATATGCTGGTGGCGGAGCTCATGGAGGAACATGGGAGCGGCTGGAATGATACCTTGCTCTCG GTGGCGGAGAAGGATGGCGAGTATAGTGTTCGGTCGGCTTATAGAAGACTGACGGGGGACAGGGATGCGTTGGAGCTTGGAGGGGTGTCGAACTGGGAGAAGGAAAGGTGGTTGTGGAATAGGCTATGGAAAGTTCCGGTTTGGCCCCGAGTGAAGCTCTTTTTCTGGCAACTGTGCAGCGAGGCATTGGCGACATGA
- the LOC141608724 gene encoding uncharacterized protein LOC141608724: protein MIKLWNPTNPIVGNVIDAKDKTFIFRFHSERDKARVLEGHPWHFDKFMWCFDEPNQSGKLTDSSLNFFPIWARIYDLPISGRTSLSNATRLGNSLGTFMHFEHGPNPEHDRAIRVRILFDIREPLKAAIPIRVRDGQTISFPVKYERFPTFYYGCGIIGHGEKDCDHGPYEDENLKFGEWLRTSPWKVVKTENERSGKAARDVRAMMKLVQRKQKRQFLR from the coding sequence ATGATTAAGCTATGGAATCCCACGAATCCTATTGTAGGGAATGTCATCGATGCGAAGGACAAGACTTTTATCTTTCGTTTTCACTCGGAAAGGGATAAGGCGAGAGTTCTGGAAGGGCATCCATGGCACTTCGACAAGTTTATGTGGTGTTTCGACGAGCCTAATCAATCGGGTAAACTTACTGATTCATCCTTAAATTTCTTCCCAATTTGGGCACGAATCTATGATCTACCAATTTCGGGTCGTACGAGTTTATCGAATGCAACACGTTTGGGGAATTCGCTAGGTACGTTTATGCATTTTGAACATGGCCCTAATCCGGAGCATGATAGGGCGATTAGGGTAAGGATTTTATTCGATATTAGGGAACCACTTAAAGCTGCTATTCCTATTCGAGTGCGTGATGGCCAAACTATCAGCTTCCCCGTTAAATATGAGCGATTTCCGACGTTTTACTATGGTTGTGGGATAATTGGACACGGGGAAAAAGATTGTGATCATGGACCGTATGAAGATGAGAACCTGAAATTTGGGGAATGGTTAAGAACCTCACCATGGAAGGTGGTGAAAACGGAGAACGAGAGATCGGGGAAGGCGGCGAGGGATGTTCGAGCAATGATGAAGTTAGTGCAAAGGAAACAGAAGAGACAATTTCTAAGATGA